A stretch of Cicer arietinum cultivar CDC Frontier isolate Library 1 chromosome 5, Cicar.CDCFrontier_v2.0, whole genome shotgun sequence DNA encodes these proteins:
- the LOC101501921 gene encoding uncharacterized protein, translating into MSASSRVFDTISECLALIQSDSQDAQEKGLQTLAAITKVSPQNRTLLAQTDGAIPTLATLTNASSSIIQTLSLLILFNLSLNPDLKQSLADMETIYHLNFLINSSLCSLDSCKLVSSLICSLAMFDKNKAKFGVAGTVQLLVKAIEDTLIDSGDAHHLLSSLTELVQFHGNCTLAVRGGAVPVLLQVVKSTDNNEDLAGTSLTVLGLLVRFDEGLNAVKKTNAIISSMLSVLKGRSLLCKEGATDILLRLFDDSEECVREALMLSEFSSVLADLCVRGSPRVRDKADLLMRKIAKVSLETNMELACSLND; encoded by the coding sequence ATGTCGGCATCATCGCGTGTTTTCGACACCATTAGTGAATGTCTCGCCCTGATACAGTCAGATTCTCAAGATGCTCAAGAGAAAGGTCTTCAAACATTGGCTGCCATCACCAAGGTAAGTCCCCAAAACAGAACCTTGCTAGCTCAAACAGATGGAGCAATCCCAACATTAGCCACACTAACAAATGCTTCCTCCTCCATTATCCAAACCCTTTCATTGTTGATCCTCTTTAACCTTTCCCTAAACCCCGATCTAAAGCAATCTCTTGCTGATATGGAAACCATTTATCATCTCAATTTCCTTATTAACTCATCATTGTGTTCTCTTGATTCATGCAAACTTGTCTCATCATTGATTTGTAGTTTGGCCatgtttgataaaaataaagccAAATTTGGAGTAGCAGGTACTGTCCAGTTGCTTGTGAAGGCTATCGAAGACACTCTTATCGATTCTGGTGATGCTCATCATCTTTTGAGTTCATTGACTGAACTTGTTCAATTCCATGGAAATTGTACTTTGGCTGTTCGTGGTGGAGCAGTTCCAGTGCTGCTTCAAGTTGTAAAGAGCACCGATAACAACGAGGATTTGGCTGGAACATCTCTTACTGTTCTTGGTCTTCTTGTGAGGTTTGATGAAGGGTTGAATGCAGTTAAGAAAACAAATGCGATAATAAGTTCAATGTTAAGTGTGTTGAAAGGAAGGTCACTGTTGTGTAAGGAAGGTGCAACCGATATCCTTCTTCGACTTTTTGATGACAGTGAAGAATGTGTTAGAGAGGCTTTGATGTTATCAGAATTCTCAAGTGTGTTGGCTGATCTTTGTGTGAGGGGTTCACCAAGAGTTCGAGATAAGGCTGATTTGTTAATGAGGAAGATTGCAAAGGTTAGCTTAGAAACTAACATGGAATTAGCTTGCTCCCTAAATGATTAA
- the LOC101488432 gene encoding GTP-binding nuclear protein Ran-3-like, which yields MALPNQQTVDYPSFKLVIVGDGGTGKTTFVKRHLTGEFEKKYEPTIGVEVHPLDFFTNCGKIRFYCWDTAGQEKFGGLRDGYYIHGQCAIIMFDVTARLTYKNVPTWHRDLCRVCENIPIVLCGNKVDVKNRQVKAKQVTFHRKKNLQYYEISAKSNYNFEKPFLYLARKLAGDPNLHFVESPALAPPEVQIDLVAQQQHEAEIAQAANQPLPDDDDDAFE from the exons ATG GCGTTGCCCAATCAGCAAACTGTTGATTACCCTAGTTTCAAGCTTGTTATCGTCGGTGACGGTGGCACTG GAAAGACTACATTCGTGAAGAGGCATCTTACTGGTGAATTTGAGAAGAAATATGAAC CAACTATTGGGGTGGAGGTTCATCCATTGGATTTCTTCACAAACTGTGGAAAGATTCGTTTCTACTGTTGGGACACTGCTGGACAAGAGAAGTTCGGCGGACTCAGAGACGGATATTA TATCCATGGGCAGTGTGCTATTATAATGTTTGATGTTACTGCCCGACTAACTTACAAGAATGTACCTACCTGGCACCGTGATCTTTGCCG GGTTTGTGAAAACATCCCGATTGTTCTTTGCGGTAACAAGGTTGATGTGAAGAACAGACAAGTGAAGGCAAAGCAGGTTACATTCCATAGAAAGAAGAATTTGCAGTACTATGAAATTTCAGCCAAGAGCAACTATAACTTTGAGAAGCCTTTCCTGTATCTTGCCCGGAAACTTGCAGG TGATCCTAACTTGCACTTTGTTGAATCTCCTGCCTTGGCTCCTCCAGAGGTTCAGATCGATTTAGTTGCACAACAACA GCATGAGGCTGAGATTGCCCAAGCTGCTAATCAGCCCCTTcctgatgatgatgatgatgcatTTGAGTAG
- the LOC101488986 gene encoding uncharacterized protein isoform X1 translates to MKAMSKKKNPLVFMDVSIDGDPVEKMVFELFYDVAPKTAENFRALCTGEKGISPNTGKSLHYKGSFFHQVIKGSIVKGGDFVNRNGTDGESIYGSKFPDESPKLKHDGPGLLSMAIADRDMLGSHFIITLKADHHLDRKHVVFGKLVQGLHVLKKIEDVGDDEGHPTVTVKIIYCGEYNDDGKKVNKSKAGRDGSCEPNSHETRRKGKPKRSSKDRRKRKRYHSSESESSSDSDTESSETDSDSESDMSSSSDISSSSDDRRRKRKRSKKDKYKRGKKRDKRRDKKRKRREKRSKRRSRRESGSDSDSECNRGSDVESLDTQQKELKRKDHSQKKAEVNSPSDVEKDAPTVHHKKEEVGLPEKIVKENGERHSNGTGAVYRSDRSEERQPDAMDDHLGKSRSRSMSPKRAMSKSMSISPRRSGDKSLSITPKRRLSKSPSVGRSPPRPSRRSLSRSPVRRIRSPSRSISRSPVRGRKGRSISRSPVITRSLKSFSKSPGRSRSRSRRSRSSPRASSRKTISRSPVRVSRKRVSHSPVRSRKTISRSPVRVSSVSRSPVRSRKTISRSPVRMSRKSLSRSPVRSRKTISRSPVRLSRKRVSRSPVRSPARSLSRSPGRVPSKRSISRSPVRAPSRSNRRSYSRSPSPVRRRRSPRGGSLSRSASPDASPKRIRRGRGFSERYSYARRYRTPSRSPVRSYRYNGRIDRDRYSGYRRYSPRRFRSPPPRGRTPPRYRRRSRTPSVSPSPRYRARRYSRSRSPVRSRSPVEPLRSRPSPRVERHSSYSRSRSRSPVKSRSPVDSPSPRKASRDSRGGSSSRSPDGKKGLVSYGDGSPYSGQR, encoded by the exons aTGAAAGCTATGTCGAAGAAAAAGAATCCCCTAGTGTTTATGGACGTGTCTATTGATGGGGACCCTGTTGAAAAGATGGTGTTTGAG CTTTTCTACGATGTTGCTCCCAAGACTGCAGAAAATTTCCGTGCTTTATGTACag GAGAGAAAGGTATCAGTCCAAATACTGGAAAATCGCTGCACTACAAGGGTTCTTTCTTCCATCAAGTTATAAAAGGCTCCATTGTGAAG GGTGGTGATTTTGTCAATCGAAATG GTACTGACGGAGAAAGCATATATGGCTCTAAGTTCCCAG ATGAGTCACCTAAGCTAAAGCATGATGGCCCCGGGCTTTTGTCGATGGCGATTGCTGACCGTGACATGCTTGGTTCTCATTTTATTATCACTTTGAAAGCTGATCACCATCTTGATAG GAAACATGTAGTCTTCGGGAAGCTTGTGCAAGGGCTTCATGTATTGAAGAAAATTGAAGATGTGGGTGATGATGAAGGCCATCCAACTGTAACTGTTAAGATTATTTATTGTGGCGAATACAATGATG atgggaagaaggtaaaTAAATCAAAAGCAGGAAGGGATGGATCTTGCGAACCCAATAGTCATGAAACACGGAGGAAGGGAAAACCGAAAAGATCTTCAAAAGacagaaggaaaaggaaaagataTCACTCATCTGAATCGGAGAGTTCTTCTGATTCAGACACGGAATCTTCGGAAACTGATAGTGATTCTGAGTCAGATATGTCCTCATCATCTGATATAAGTTCCTCTAGTGATGACAGGcgaagaaagagaaagagatctaagaaagataaatataaacgtggaaaaaaaagagataaacgCCGCGACAAAAAGCGAAAAAGACGGGAGAAGAGATCAAAGCGTAGATCAAGAAG ggAGTCTGGCAGTGATTCAGATAGTGAGTGTAACCGTGGTTCTGATGTTGAAAGTCTTGATACTCAACAGAAAGAGCTGAAGCGAAAAGATCATTCTCAGAAAAAAG CTGAAGTAAACTCTCCCTCAGATGTGGAGAAAGATGCACCTACTGTCCACCATAAAAAGGAAGAGGTGGGTTTGCCGGAAAAAATTGTGAAGGAAAATGGTGAGCGGCATAGCAATGGTACTGGAGCTGTCTATAGATCTGACAGAAGTGAAGAGAGGCAACCAGACGCGATGGATGACCATTTGGGCAAATCTCG GAGTCGAAGCATGAGTCCTAAGCGAGCCATGAGTAAGAGTATGAGCATCAGTCCTAGGAGGAGTGGGGACAAGAGCCTTAGCATCACTCCGAAAAGAAGATTGAGCAAAAGTCCAAGTGTTGGTAGAAGTCCTCCCCGTCCATCAAGGAGGAGTTTGAGCAGGAGTCCTGTTAGAAGGATCAGGAGTCCAAGCAGAAGCATCAGCAGGAGCCCAGTGAGGGGCAGGAAAGGGAGAAGTATCAGTAGAAGTCCTGTGATAACTCGTTCTCTTAAAAGTTTCAGCAAGAGCCCTGGAAGATCTCGTTCTCGAAGCCGCCGGAGCAGAAGTTCTCCCAGAGCGTCATCACGAAAAACAATCAGCAGAAGCCCTGTAAGAGTGTCGAGAAAGAGGGTAAGTCACAGTCCAGTTAGATCACGAAAAACAATCAGCAGAAGCCCTGTAAGAGTGTCAAGTGTAAGTCGCAGTCCAGTTAGATCACGAAAAACAATCAGCAGAAGCCCTGTAAGAATGTCAAGAAAGAGTTTAAGTCGCAGTCCAGTTAGGTCACGAAAAACAATCAGCAGAAGCCCTGTAAGATTGTCAAGAAAGAGGGTAAGTCGCAGTCCAGTTAGATCACCAGCAAGAAGCTTAAGCAGAAGCCCTGGTAGGGTCCCTTCAAAGAGAAGCATTAGCAGAAGTCCTGTTAGAGCACCCAGTAGAAGCAATCGCCGCAGTTATTCTAGGAGTCCTAGCCCTGTACGTAGAAGAAGGTCACCTCGTGGGGGTAGTTTGTCTAGGAGTGCTTCACCTGATGCTTCCCCAAAGCGTATCAGAAGGGGAAGAGGTTTCAGTGAACGATACTCCTATGCAAGAAGGTATAGAACCCCTTCTCGGTCTCCTGTGAGGTCATACCGGTACAATGGAAGAATTGATCGGGACAG ATATTCAGGTTACAGAAGGTATTCCCCTAGGCGTTTCAGAAGCCCACCACCACGTGGAAGAACTCCCCCAAG GTATCGAAGGAGGAGCAGGACCCCATCTGTCTCACCCAGCCCACGCTACCGAGCTCGGCGATATAGCAGAAGCCGCAGCCCAGTTCGCAGTCGTTCCCCAGTTGAACCGCTTCGATCCCGTCCCTCTCCTCGTGTAGAAAGGCATTCATCATATTCCCGAAGCAGGAGCAGGAGTCCAGTGAAATCCAGGTCTCCTGTAGATTCACCATCTCCACGGAAAGCAAGTAGGGACAGCAGGGGGGGTTCATCATCCCGAAGCCCAGATGGAAAAAAAGGCTTGGTCTCATATGGCGATGGTTCTCCCTACTCGGGCCAAAGGTGA
- the LOC101501608 gene encoding uncharacterized protein, whose product MAVTSPTLASLQDTTHDYYIHPNENPSLVLVSPILEGPNYHGWARAMAMSLQMKNKFGFVDGSIPCPDAPNQMIPAWKRCNNLVLSWINHFVSHEIATSILWIDTAAAAWKDLKDRFSQGDSVRISQLHQDLYSMHQSDLTVTAYYTKMKILWDELCNYRPIPECQSVTLCCCDVSKTLKKYRDNDCVLCFLRGLNDNYSAVRSQILLMDPLPSLTKIFSMIIQQERQLQTSPLPESSVMAAQVPQQVSYQNKPSYSSSNSGRGKASYQGNQPRHSGGKVGVNRQCTHCGRTNHTIDTCFLIHGLPPGFKSKKVHNITTYLTSSCDSSVLGLSQEQIQSLLALLPQTNLVSSQCVHFCSDSW is encoded by the coding sequence atgGCTGTAACTTCACCTACTCTTGCTTCGTTGCAAGATACCACACATGACTACTATATTCATCCCAATGAGAATCCCTCTCTTGTTCTCGTTTCTCCAATTCTTGAAGGTCCAAATTACCATGGCTGGGCTCGTGCAATGGCAATGTCGCTGCAGATGAAAAACAAGTTTGGTTTTGTCGATGGTTCTATTCCTTGTCCTGATGCACCTAATCAAATGATACCTGCTTGGAAGAGATGCAATAATCTGGTGCTCTCATGGATCAATCATTTCGTTTCTCATGAGATTGCTACGAGCATTCTCTGGATTGATACTGCAGCTGCGGCATGGAAAGATCTTAAAGATCGTTTCTCTCAAGGTGATTCTGTTCGTATTTCACAATTGCATCAAGATCTTTATTCCATGCATCAATCTGATCTAACTGTTACTGCTTATTACACTAAAATGAAGATTCTCTGGGATGAGCTTTGTAACTATCGTCCTATTCCTGAGTGTCAATCTGTTACTTTGTGTTGCTGTGATGTTTCCAAAACACTGAAAAAATATCGAGACAATGATTGTGTGTTATGTTTCTTAAGAGGTTTGAACGATAACTACTCTGCTGTAAGATCTCAGATTCTCCTCATGGATCCTTTGCCTTCTTTGACCAAGATTTTTTCAATGATAATCCAACAAGAGCGGCAATTGCAGACGAGTCCTCTTCCTGAATCTTCAGTTATGGCTGCTCAGGTTCCACAACAAGTTTCTTATCAGAATAAACCTTCTTAttcttcttcaaattctggCAGAGGAAAAGCATCATATCAAGGCAATCAGCCTAGACACTCAGGAGGAAAGGTTGGTGTGAATAGGCAATGTACTCATTGTGGCAGGACCAATCATACAATAGACACATGTTTTCTGATTCATGGATTACCTCCTGGATTCAAGTCCAAAAAGGTTCACAATATTACCACATATTTGACTTCTTCTTGTGATTCTTCAGTTCTTGGCCTTTCTCAGGAACAAATTCAGAGTTTACTAGCTCTTCTTCCTCAGACCAATCTTGTGAGCTCTCAATGTGTCCACTTCTGCTCAGACTCATGGTAA
- the LOC101488986 gene encoding uncharacterized protein isoform X2, whose protein sequence is MLLEWQALFHLHVSCDDGTDGESIYGSKFPDESPKLKHDGPGLLSMAIADRDMLGSHFIITLKADHHLDRKHVVFGKLVQGLHVLKKIEDVGDDEGHPTVTVKIIYCGEYNDDGKKVNKSKAGRDGSCEPNSHETRRKGKPKRSSKDRRKRKRYHSSESESSSDSDTESSETDSDSESDMSSSSDISSSSDDRRRKRKRSKKDKYKRGKKRDKRRDKKRKRREKRSKRRSRRESGSDSDSECNRGSDVESLDTQQKELKRKDHSQKKAEVNSPSDVEKDAPTVHHKKEEVGLPEKIVKENGERHSNGTGAVYRSDRSEERQPDAMDDHLGKSRSRSMSPKRAMSKSMSISPRRSGDKSLSITPKRRLSKSPSVGRSPPRPSRRSLSRSPVRRIRSPSRSISRSPVRGRKGRSISRSPVITRSLKSFSKSPGRSRSRSRRSRSSPRASSRKTISRSPVRVSRKRVSHSPVRSRKTISRSPVRVSSVSRSPVRSRKTISRSPVRMSRKSLSRSPVRSRKTISRSPVRLSRKRVSRSPVRSPARSLSRSPGRVPSKRSISRSPVRAPSRSNRRSYSRSPSPVRRRRSPRGGSLSRSASPDASPKRIRRGRGFSERYSYARRYRTPSRSPVRSYRYNGRIDRDRYSGYRRYSPRRFRSPPPRGRTPPRYRRRSRTPSVSPSPRYRARRYSRSRSPVRSRSPVEPLRSRPSPRVERHSSYSRSRSRSPVKSRSPVDSPSPRKASRDSRGGSSSRSPDGKKGLVSYGDGSPYSGQR, encoded by the exons ATG TTGTTGGAGTGGCAAGCCTTGTTCCATTTGCATGTTTCCTGTGATGATG GTACTGACGGAGAAAGCATATATGGCTCTAAGTTCCCAG ATGAGTCACCTAAGCTAAAGCATGATGGCCCCGGGCTTTTGTCGATGGCGATTGCTGACCGTGACATGCTTGGTTCTCATTTTATTATCACTTTGAAAGCTGATCACCATCTTGATAG GAAACATGTAGTCTTCGGGAAGCTTGTGCAAGGGCTTCATGTATTGAAGAAAATTGAAGATGTGGGTGATGATGAAGGCCATCCAACTGTAACTGTTAAGATTATTTATTGTGGCGAATACAATGATG atgggaagaaggtaaaTAAATCAAAAGCAGGAAGGGATGGATCTTGCGAACCCAATAGTCATGAAACACGGAGGAAGGGAAAACCGAAAAGATCTTCAAAAGacagaaggaaaaggaaaagataTCACTCATCTGAATCGGAGAGTTCTTCTGATTCAGACACGGAATCTTCGGAAACTGATAGTGATTCTGAGTCAGATATGTCCTCATCATCTGATATAAGTTCCTCTAGTGATGACAGGcgaagaaagagaaagagatctaagaaagataaatataaacgtggaaaaaaaagagataaacgCCGCGACAAAAAGCGAAAAAGACGGGAGAAGAGATCAAAGCGTAGATCAAGAAG ggAGTCTGGCAGTGATTCAGATAGTGAGTGTAACCGTGGTTCTGATGTTGAAAGTCTTGATACTCAACAGAAAGAGCTGAAGCGAAAAGATCATTCTCAGAAAAAAG CTGAAGTAAACTCTCCCTCAGATGTGGAGAAAGATGCACCTACTGTCCACCATAAAAAGGAAGAGGTGGGTTTGCCGGAAAAAATTGTGAAGGAAAATGGTGAGCGGCATAGCAATGGTACTGGAGCTGTCTATAGATCTGACAGAAGTGAAGAGAGGCAACCAGACGCGATGGATGACCATTTGGGCAAATCTCG GAGTCGAAGCATGAGTCCTAAGCGAGCCATGAGTAAGAGTATGAGCATCAGTCCTAGGAGGAGTGGGGACAAGAGCCTTAGCATCACTCCGAAAAGAAGATTGAGCAAAAGTCCAAGTGTTGGTAGAAGTCCTCCCCGTCCATCAAGGAGGAGTTTGAGCAGGAGTCCTGTTAGAAGGATCAGGAGTCCAAGCAGAAGCATCAGCAGGAGCCCAGTGAGGGGCAGGAAAGGGAGAAGTATCAGTAGAAGTCCTGTGATAACTCGTTCTCTTAAAAGTTTCAGCAAGAGCCCTGGAAGATCTCGTTCTCGAAGCCGCCGGAGCAGAAGTTCTCCCAGAGCGTCATCACGAAAAACAATCAGCAGAAGCCCTGTAAGAGTGTCGAGAAAGAGGGTAAGTCACAGTCCAGTTAGATCACGAAAAACAATCAGCAGAAGCCCTGTAAGAGTGTCAAGTGTAAGTCGCAGTCCAGTTAGATCACGAAAAACAATCAGCAGAAGCCCTGTAAGAATGTCAAGAAAGAGTTTAAGTCGCAGTCCAGTTAGGTCACGAAAAACAATCAGCAGAAGCCCTGTAAGATTGTCAAGAAAGAGGGTAAGTCGCAGTCCAGTTAGATCACCAGCAAGAAGCTTAAGCAGAAGCCCTGGTAGGGTCCCTTCAAAGAGAAGCATTAGCAGAAGTCCTGTTAGAGCACCCAGTAGAAGCAATCGCCGCAGTTATTCTAGGAGTCCTAGCCCTGTACGTAGAAGAAGGTCACCTCGTGGGGGTAGTTTGTCTAGGAGTGCTTCACCTGATGCTTCCCCAAAGCGTATCAGAAGGGGAAGAGGTTTCAGTGAACGATACTCCTATGCAAGAAGGTATAGAACCCCTTCTCGGTCTCCTGTGAGGTCATACCGGTACAATGGAAGAATTGATCGGGACAG ATATTCAGGTTACAGAAGGTATTCCCCTAGGCGTTTCAGAAGCCCACCACCACGTGGAAGAACTCCCCCAAG GTATCGAAGGAGGAGCAGGACCCCATCTGTCTCACCCAGCCCACGCTACCGAGCTCGGCGATATAGCAGAAGCCGCAGCCCAGTTCGCAGTCGTTCCCCAGTTGAACCGCTTCGATCCCGTCCCTCTCCTCGTGTAGAAAGGCATTCATCATATTCCCGAAGCAGGAGCAGGAGTCCAGTGAAATCCAGGTCTCCTGTAGATTCACCATCTCCACGGAAAGCAAGTAGGGACAGCAGGGGGGGTTCATCATCCCGAAGCCCAGATGGAAAAAAAGGCTTGGTCTCATATGGCGATGGTTCTCCCTACTCGGGCCAAAGGTGA
- the LOC101489754 gene encoding uncharacterized protein — MSNRNFSTSSGSGNGSRTFEFGRTHVVRPKGKHQATIVWLHGIGDNGSSWSQLLESLPLSNIKWICPTAPTRPVALFGGFPCTAWFDVGDISDDAPIDLEGLDASAAHVANLLSTEPPNIKLGIGGFSNGAATALHSATCHVLGHYGNGNTYPINLSAIVSLSGWLPCSRTVKNQIERSRDGIRRAASLPLFLCHGRADDVVAYEHGENSARTLSSAGFQNLIFRSYNGLGHYTVPEETDEVCRWLTANLVLEGFRLN; from the exons ATGAGCAACAGGAACTTCTCAACAAGTTCTG GTAGTGGAAATGGTAGCAGGACATTTGAGTTTGGAAGGACTCATGTGGTTAGACCTAAAGGGAAGCACCAAGCAACTATAGTTTGGCTACACGGTATTGGCGATAATGGCTCAAG CTGGTCCCAACTATTGGAAAGTCTTCCTCTTTCTAAT ATTAAATGGATTTGCCCAACTGCTCCTACGCGGCCTGTAGCCTTATTTGGTGGATTTCCTTGCACTGCTT GGTTTGATGTCGGGGATATTTCAGACGACGCTCCTATCGATTTGGAGGGTTTAGATGCTTCTGCAGCACATGTTGCCAATCTTTTGTCAACAGAGCCTCCAAATA TCAAACTTGGTATTGGTGGCTTCAGTAATGGTGCTGCAACTGCACTTCACTCAGCAACATGCCATGTTTTAGGACACTATGGGAATGGAAACACTTATCCTATCAACTTAAGTGCAATTGTTTCTCTAAGTGGATGGCTTccttgttcaag GACCGTGAAAAACCAGATCGAAAGATCACGTGATGGCATAAGGCGCGCAGCATCATTGCCTTTATTTCTCTGCCATGGAAGgg CTGATGATGTAGTTGCATATGAACATGGAGAGAATTCTGCAAGGACTTTAAGCTCTGCTGGATTCCAGAATCTTATATTTAGAAGCTACAATGG GTTGGGTCACTATACAGTCCCTGAAGAGACTGATGAAGTTTGCAGATGGCTAACTGCAAATTTGGTACTTGAGGGGTTTCGGTTGAACTAG